The genomic stretch agcatgcgactcttgatctcggggttgtgagttcgagtcccacgttgggtgtagagattacttaaataaataaacttaaaaaaaagagggagagatgcAAAGTGATGATAAAGATAGTAAGTACAAAAGGAGGGAATAACTTTAAGCCTGCACAGAAATTTCACCACCAATGATCAATTTTAAATTAGCTCCTTGAATCAATCACAAAGCTCACAGTGGGGTCCCTTGGGTTTCAGACTTCTCTGTGGTTCTTTAACCATGCTATCGTGGAAGGTTAAGGTTAAGGTGACAAGATTGCCGACTGTCTCAACAGCCACTTCTTAGGCCCTTCAATATAGGATAAatgcatacatgcatatacacatagaAATTAGCTCAGGGGCTTCAGACTTTACCAGGCATCACAATTACTGAGGCCTCCTCCTGAAAGCAGGTCGCTTCAGGGACCCTCCTATTGAGATTTTAATTCACCTGGAGCTGCTACCTTCATAAGCAACTCAGGATATTCCCAAGGGAGGTGGTCATGAGACTGACCACTTTTCAAAAAGCTGAATCTGATAGTTAGGAATAAGGGTAAAGGCATGCAGGGAGAAATCATCTAGAAATTAGAGTATGGGCTTCAGGTGTCCTTCCTGGGCAGTAAGtaaacagaaagggagaaaggaaatagcTAAGCCTGAGTCTGGATGGGGGCTCACTCATCCActcatctaataaatatttactgtgtacccatatgggtcaggcactgtgctaggcactgggaattacagaagaaaacaagacaaatgaggTCCCTTCCCTCACACTGACATGCCCTCTTACCACTCTCCATACCTACCTGTTAAAGTTACTGTGGTTGCTCAGTCAGTCCTGCAGCCCCTAACGCCCCAGTGATTCCACTGGAGGACGGCTCTGGGACACAAGAAGCAGGAAGAATGACAGAAGGGAAGGCAtgactattttgttttttcaagactAGCCCTCCAGGAGATTCTGCAGCTGGAATTAAAGGCTTTCTCAGTCTTCAAGAAGCAGTACAGAATGCACACTGGGGGTGCCTCCTACCTGGTATAGTTTGAGGTGTGGGAGGGTATGAGTGAGCAAAGGCTTCCCAGAGAAAGTCCTGTCAGGGTAAACATCCCCACAACCCTGATTAACCAAAAGGCAATGTCCCCAGTAACAACATCCTATAGGGACACCCTGTGCTATCCCTGCTGGACATCCAGGCATCCTGCTATCTTCCTAAAGGGGGTGGTATCATCCCCTGCCCTAGGATAGAATCTAAAGTACTGGGCCAGGCATTTGAGACCTTCAAATATAATttggcccctgcctcccctccctagCTCCTGTGATCCCCGAACACACTTTActgtttttccctccttctcaaaCTTTGTCAGATACTCTTCCCCTACTGGTATCCCCTGTGCCCTCTCTTTCTACACATTTTTCTGGGCCCAGTTCAAATGCTACTTCCTCCAGAAGCTGTAACCCTCTTGGCAAGGAGGACTTTCTTCCTCTGAATTCTTCCGCACAGTCCTTAGGTGCTTTTCCTACAATTAGAAGTGCTTTTTTCACTACATTAATTTACCTTCCAAGTTAGGATGTGCCCCTTGAGGATAAagattgtttttggttttgtttttggattttcttttacaTCCCTTCTCAGGACCCAGCACAGTGCCTCAGTAAGTATGTGAAGATTGCCTCAACAGCAAGTTTTTATTCTATCCGGGAATTcactttattttgttgtattatttTAATGCATTCGTTGATTACAAATCTACTCCAAAGCCCACACTAATGAAACAGAGACAACCTTCTGATATGAACCTAAAGGCAAGGCGTTACTCAACtatttacaatattttatatGCTTGCTTTGGAAGAGCCTGGGGgagatatgtatattttaacttcctcccaccccttccaTAACTTCACTGCCACCTCCTCTGCCTCCACACGGACTCTTTCATCACCTCCACTCCACCCACCCCTATTCAGAACCACTTTGGCCTTTTAGGTGTCCCTAGGACTTTCATTTCCAAATCCTTTCCATTCTTAACCCCCTCCCCATATTTTTTCAGGCCAGAGGAAGTAGATCTTTCATAACTCCAGTTATAAGGTGTATCCCTCAGGCAATTTCAGGAACTCCAAGGCTGCCCTAATATGCAGAGTGACAATCCTGAGTATTCATGAGCTAAACACACTTATAATACAAGACCTGGGATATTTAAGCAAGTTTCAACTATCAGAACAGTAGTTTCCTGTTCAAACACAGAGATTCTACTTATTTCTAAATTGAtctgttttcctgctttttctaaaatatagtagattttaatgttttactgACTTTTACTTATAGAGAAGggagaacatttattgagtacctttaAGTGTTAAGCACTGGGCTAGATACTTAAATTACGGATGTCATCTTATCCTCATGACTACTTTAGGAGACACacagttccattttacagatgaaaaactgaggtCAAGAGacattaagtgatttgcccaaaatAATGCAATGAAGTTGTGGGACTGGGACTTTACTGTTGGTCCTTTTTTAATACAAAGCTCATGCTCTTTTAGTTACATCATGCTGTATCCTTAAATAAAACCCAGTGCATTCTGACTACTGTCTTCCAATTCAAAACAGAGATTACCAAAAAGATGTAACCTTAGGAAAAGGAACTTTTTACATTCCTCAGAAAAAGGAGCACCACTGGGCCACCATCTTTGATCTCAGGATCTCAATTGTTGGCTTAATTTTCCTAAAGAGCACTGAATTGACTCAATATCAAGTATTACCTGCCCAACCATTATAGCACCCCTTTACACCATCACATAATCACCATAATAagcagctatatatatataaaaaaagcaCCTCACAGCCTAATATGTATTACTTGCACACTTTGTACAAATTAGGTGCATGGTAAAGTGGAGCAAAAATAGAAAACTCCAGATTTCACCAAGATgtcaagttttacattttgataagaTGTAACTGAACTGGCAAAAAATGGTTAAAGCAAATAACCAAATAATAGAGGATAAAAGTATCCTATAACCAAGTAAACACCTATTAGTCCTTCccctttaagaattttaaataaggtcacatttttcattcaacaaacatttattgagcaccagcaACTGTGCTAAGTGCTAAGGAATATAACTGTGAACAAGATAAACCAGGCTCCCGCTTTGACCAGATACTTCTGTTTTTTCTGATCTTGCTAACTACTACATAATACTTGTTCTCTGCTAGAATTATATTTCTGGGAAAGTCAGAGTCATACGAGGCCTCTTCTAGAATACTTTAAAAGTTTCTTTATGGCAAACTTGACAGAAATCTTTGTTTAACTTTGAGAAGAAAACGATGGTCTCGAGCATCCTTTCGACAAGCATGTAGAAGGTCGAGTTAGCTCTCAAATAACATGGCGGCTGGCGGCCAACGGCACGGTTCAGACCATTCGGTTGCGCTTGTGGGTTGGGGAGTCTGTGACACTATCCCCGCACTGGGCCGAGGTGCGCTTGCGGGTCCCCCCACTGTCCAGGCGGAGGGCCAGTTCTTCTGAGTTGAAGGGGTTCAAGTCGTCCTCGAGTAAGCTACTTTTTCGGCGCCCGCCGCCGGTGCCATTGGTGGCGACGCCATTGGTGGCGACGCCATTGCTGGCGACGCCATTGCTGGCGACGCCATTGCTGGCTTGAGGCGGGGAGCCGGGTGCACCAGATCTCACGCTGATGCTCGCCATGGCACCACTGAGGCCATGCAGGGCGATGGCCTCGTGGAAGGGCTGCAGGTCGACGTCTACAGACGAACTGGATTCAGTAGCTGTGGCCTGGCCGGTGGCCGCGGCGGGCGGCTTTGGCGGCGTCCTGGGGGTGCGCGATGATGGAGGTGCGGGGGGCACTTTGCCACACAGGAAGCTAATCAGGTCTTCGCGGAGAATGGTGCTCCGGCCCTTCTTCACCCACTCCAGGACGTCTTTGATGCGACGCTGGTAGCCAACCTGGACGCCCAGGTCAAAACTTCGTTGGTGGGCATCCCCGCTCTCTTTGTAGAGACTGGTCACGGCCATGGCCGCATTCTGGAAGGGGTCCCACATGGACAGTTCTGGCTGTGGGCACCCGGAATCCTTGTAGAGCTGGGCCACGGCGGTGGCAGAGATCTGGAAGAGGTGCCACAGCTTCTGCTGCTCGCTCTTGAGCCCCGCTGCCTCAGCGGTCGCCTCCTCCTGCAGCTCAGGGGGCAGCTGCTCTTCCTGCTCGGCCTCGGCCAAGCACTGGCGTTCCCACTTGGAGAACCAGTGCTCCGCGACCTCGGCCTCGCCCTCCTTCGGCTgctcctccatcctcctcctcctggccGCTCGTCTCCTCcaccgccgcctcctcctccgcCTACTCTtgctcctccacctccacctcacctcctcctccgagctcccctcctccttctgtgGCCGCCGCCTCCTCCGCGTGCGCCGGCGGGCGGTCGCGCGGGCGGCGGGGCCCTGAGGCCAACTGTTCCGGCGCGCGCCGCCCGCGGCCCTGGTgcacgccccgccccgccccgcccggcccggcccccaGCTACGCCGCGGAGATAACTCCGCAGCCGCCGGCGCCGCCTTGCTGCCCCCTTCCGGCCCCGCAGTCCGCTCCTAGGGCCCCCCCCCATGGCGCCGCGGCCTCCCCGCAGCCGCCGCTGCTGCCGCCTcggtcgccgccgccgccgccgccgcttcgGCCGCGGTCCCGCAGCTCGGCCCCAACCCCCGCTCCGCCGCGGCTGCCGCACCAAGAACTCGGAGGGGGACCGGCTGGAGCGCTGCCTCAACGCGGCGCTTGCCTACCACTTGGCCCCCTTTTCACACATTTTTGAGACTTGTCGGCTTCATCCAATGAGCTGATCAAATTTTACATCCTATGTTGCCAGAGAGGATTATGGGGCAACTTCATGGTGTCGATCACATCCAGGGCGCCGATCCGGGaaggccggggggtgggggggagtgggtaGAGTGGAAAGAGCATGGCCCCGGTGAATAGGCAAGCAGTCTGAATACCAGCAATGCCCTCTACATAGTAGGTACCCAAGAA from Neomonachus schauinslandi chromosome X, ASM220157v2, whole genome shotgun sequence encodes the following:
- the LOC110575582 gene encoding UPF0472 protein C16orf72 isoform X2; translation: MEEQPKEGEAEVAEHWFSKWERQCLAEAEQEEQLPPELQEEATAEAAGLKSEQQKLWHLFQISATAVAQLYKDSGCPQPELSMWDPFQNAAMAVTSLYKESGDAHQRSFDLGVQVGYQRRIKDVLEWVKKGRSTILREDLISFLCGKVPPAPPSSRTPRTPPKPPAAATGQATATESSSSVDVDLQPFHEAIALHGLSGAMASISVRSGAPGSPPHATNGTGGGRRKSSLLEDDLNPFNSEELALRLDSGGTRKRTSAQCGDSVTDSPTHKRNRMV
- the LOC110575582 gene encoding UPF0472 protein C16orf72 isoform X1, translating into MEEQPKEGEAEVAEHWFSKWERQCLAEAEQEEQLPPELQEEATAEAAGLKSEQQKLWHLFQISATAVAQLYKDSGCPQPELSMWDPFQNAAMAVTSLYKESGDAHQRSFDLGVQVGYQRRIKDVLEWVKKGRSTILREDLISFLCGKVPPAPPSSRTPRTPPKPPAAATGQATATESSSSVDVDLQPFHEAIALHGLSGAMASISVRSGAPGSPPQASNGVASNGVASNGVATNGVATNGTGGGRRKSSLLEDDLNPFNSEELALRLDSGGTRKRTSAQCGDSVTDSPTHKRNRMV